The following are from one region of the Streptomyces changanensis genome:
- a CDS encoding carboxylesterase/lipase family protein, with translation MHVFQTTTGPVRGLRASADVVAVLGIPYAAPPFGADRFRAPRPARPWTEVRDCTAFGPVAPQSARLPGAPAWSPGDEDVLTVNVWTPARVGGRLPVLVWIHGGAYTFGSSAQPDFDGTALARAGLVVVTLNYRVGFEGFGHVPADEPDHAEAGGPGDGTNAHPDNRGLLDQVAALRWVRDNIAAFGGDPGNVTVAGQSAGATSVACLMVMDRARGLFHRAIAHSAASPYATPGVAAATTREVAAAAGCAATARGLASTSPQALVAASDRVVDAYRNDPASGSRHYDPVLYAPVLDGDVLPTDPLARLAAGAARDVDLLVCHTTEEYWLLDAVGSSAKVTTDERLARFVEDFGLPDGLVAGYRAAMPHAPVLDVYLAVFGDLLFGEFTTRLAELHARGGGRVFRSRFDRRRLEPDRVVRAWHCADMPFAFGNLDCPHLEFLIGGPPTPADRELAGRMVRAWADFAATGEPGWPPADGSPAHAHVWTTDGTPADEVPTGVRDLWARVDFPLLRP, from the coding sequence ATGCACGTCTTCCAGACGACGACCGGCCCGGTACGGGGCCTGCGGGCGTCCGCCGACGTCGTCGCCGTCCTCGGGATCCCGTACGCCGCGCCGCCGTTCGGCGCCGACCGCTTCCGGGCGCCGCGCCCGGCACGGCCGTGGACGGAGGTACGGGACTGCACCGCCTTCGGCCCGGTGGCCCCGCAGTCGGCCCGACTGCCCGGCGCCCCGGCGTGGTCACCCGGTGACGAGGACGTGCTCACCGTCAACGTCTGGACCCCGGCGCGCGTCGGCGGACGCCTGCCCGTGCTGGTGTGGATCCACGGCGGCGCGTACACCTTCGGCTCCTCGGCCCAACCCGACTTCGACGGCACCGCGCTGGCGCGTGCCGGCCTGGTGGTGGTCACCCTCAACTACCGGGTGGGTTTCGAGGGCTTCGGACACGTACCGGCCGACGAGCCGGACCACGCGGAGGCCGGCGGGCCGGGCGACGGGACGAACGCCCACCCGGACAACCGGGGCCTGCTCGACCAGGTCGCGGCCCTGCGCTGGGTGCGCGACAACATCGCCGCGTTCGGCGGCGATCCCGGAAACGTCACGGTCGCCGGCCAGTCCGCCGGCGCCACGTCCGTCGCCTGCCTGATGGTGATGGACCGGGCCCGGGGCCTGTTCCACCGGGCCATCGCGCACAGCGCCGCCAGCCCGTACGCCACCCCCGGCGTGGCCGCGGCGACGACCCGTGAGGTCGCCGCGGCCGCGGGGTGCGCCGCCACGGCCCGGGGCCTGGCCTCCACGAGCCCGCAGGCCCTGGTCGCCGCCTCGGACCGGGTCGTGGACGCCTACCGGAACGACCCGGCGTCCGGCTCACGCCACTACGACCCCGTGCTCTACGCGCCCGTCCTCGACGGCGACGTCCTGCCCACCGACCCCCTCGCGCGGCTGGCCGCCGGCGCGGCCCGCGACGTGGACCTGCTGGTGTGTCACACCACGGAGGAGTACTGGTTGCTCGACGCCGTCGGCAGCAGTGCCAAGGTCACCACCGACGAGCGACTCGCCCGTTTCGTCGAGGACTTCGGCCTCCCCGACGGCCTGGTCGCCGGCTACCGCGCGGCCATGCCCCACGCCCCGGTGCTCGACGTCTACCTCGCCGTCTTCGGCGACCTGCTGTTCGGCGAGTTCACCACCCGGCTCGCCGAACTGCACGCACGGGGCGGCGGCAGGGTGTTCCGGTCACGTTTCGACCGTCGGCGCCTCGAGCCGGACCGGGTGGTACGGGCCTGGCACTGCGCCGACATGCCGTTCGCCTTCGGCAATCTGGACTGTCCCCACCTGGAGTTCCTCATCGGCGGTCCACCGACCCCCGCCGACCGCGAACTGGCGGGTCGCATGGTGCGCGCCTGGGCCGACTTCGCCGCCACCGGGGAGCCGGGTTGGCCGCCGGCCGACGGGTCCCCCGCCCACGCCCACGTCTGGACCACCGACGGGACCCCGGCCGACGAGGTGCCCACCGGAGTGCGCGACCTGTGGGCCCGCGTCGACTTCCCGCTCCTGCGCCCGTGA
- a CDS encoding DUF6895 family protein: protein MTPPSAGPPRGGPTDLTGRPGRTRPAGEAEPTDETHATGRTDPTGQAGPTDLTAVAGAALSWLSAHRADFRLGPHALEPDADPNASWKRVGELAQLCACVRRSTAPGSPLHGTATALVRHAWHEAGDGALFLDVQRLEPNATYPLEVYAAFADAGLRHPPYEELIGLLVRTRGWRTPELLPNRLLGVLNSEHRAGLAPRRRMDEPLRRTWLGALPEPWLFEKSAAYTLTHVVFHLTDWGHHPDTVPDDIAAYLHTWLPPWLDTCVEAQHWDLCGELLAVAASLPSPPAPDVTEDAWSALAAAQDGDGALPEVGRGPRGEDVPRVFVNCYHSTLVTAFAATLTVARRTGHPHGGDRHTLREAPA, encoded by the coding sequence ATGACGCCGCCGTCCGCGGGCCCGCCCCGCGGAGGCCCGACAGACCTGACGGGCCGGCCGGGCCGTACACGTCCGGCAGGCGAGGCGGAGCCGACGGACGAGACGCACGCGACCGGCCGGACCGATCCGACCGGCCAGGCCGGCCCGACGGATCTGACCGCAGTGGCCGGTGCCGCGCTGAGCTGGCTGTCCGCCCACCGCGCCGACTTCCGCCTCGGGCCGCACGCGCTGGAGCCGGATGCCGACCCCAACGCCTCGTGGAAGCGCGTCGGCGAACTGGCCCAGCTGTGCGCCTGCGTCCGCCGCAGCACGGCCCCGGGCTCGCCGCTCCACGGGACGGCGACCGCCCTGGTGCGCCACGCCTGGCACGAGGCCGGCGACGGCGCCCTCTTCCTCGACGTCCAGCGCCTCGAGCCGAACGCCACGTACCCCCTCGAGGTGTACGCGGCGTTCGCCGACGCGGGACTGCGCCACCCGCCGTACGAGGAACTGATCGGCCTGCTCGTGCGCACCCGCGGCTGGCGTACGCCGGAGCTGCTGCCCAACCGCCTGCTCGGCGTCCTCAACTCGGAGCACCGCGCCGGGCTGGCACCGCGCAGGCGGATGGACGAGCCGCTGCGGCGCACGTGGCTCGGGGCCCTCCCCGAACCGTGGCTCTTCGAGAAGTCCGCCGCCTACACCCTCACGCACGTCGTGTTCCACCTGACGGACTGGGGCCACCACCCCGACACCGTCCCCGACGACATCGCCGCCTACCTGCACACCTGGCTGCCGCCCTGGCTCGACACGTGCGTCGAGGCGCAGCACTGGGACCTCTGCGGCGAACTGCTCGCCGTCGCCGCGAGCCTGCCGAGCCCGCCCGCCCCGGACGTCACCGAGGACGCGTGGTCGGCACTGGCCGCCGCGCAGGACGGGGACGGCGCCCTGCCGGAGGTCGGCCGCGGGCCACGCGGTGAGGACGTCCCGCGCGTCTTCGTCAACTGCTACCACTCGACGCTGGTGACCGCCTTCGCCGCCACCCTGACCGTGGCCCGCCGCACCGGCCACCCCCACGGCGGCGACCGGCACACCCTCCGGGAGGCACCGGCATGA
- a CDS encoding DUF6895 family protein, with amino-acid sequence MTGPGGIRLIQSVGTGALEWLHAHRDGFGLEPDVDPETGFLDRFKPVGELAVICKVLFREGVSGSRHAALARQLIDHAWRDVLDGGRMLVRGQRIEPFSPIPFEVYLPFKELGYAQPELDRLIRVNHRLASWQAAELLPVRRLCLSAFERRYGLTPTVPEDEAAGRTWLARTPEPWTVVTRTGYDITHTVFHLTDWGENPAGLPPDIARYLDLWLPAWLDDWADLERWDLLGELLVVDACLPRPTLDAAAWEVFAAAQQPDGAMPAIGGMPEGDPEDVFDIVYHSTLVAAFASVLATSRAFTALVDGAPS; translated from the coding sequence ATGACGGGCCCGGGCGGGATCCGTCTGATCCAATCGGTCGGCACGGGCGCGCTGGAGTGGCTGCACGCCCACCGTGACGGGTTCGGCCTCGAACCGGACGTCGACCCGGAGACCGGCTTCCTCGACCGCTTCAAACCCGTCGGGGAACTCGCCGTGATCTGCAAGGTCCTCTTCCGGGAGGGCGTCTCCGGCTCCCGCCACGCCGCGCTCGCCCGCCAGCTCATCGACCACGCCTGGCGGGACGTCCTGGACGGGGGCCGCATGCTGGTCCGCGGCCAGCGGATCGAACCCTTCTCGCCCATCCCCTTCGAGGTCTACCTGCCGTTCAAGGAACTCGGCTACGCCCAGCCCGAGCTGGACCGCCTGATCCGCGTCAACCACCGCCTCGCCAGCTGGCAGGCCGCGGAACTCCTCCCCGTCCGCCGGCTGTGCCTGAGCGCCTTCGAGCGCCGCTACGGGCTCACGCCGACCGTGCCCGAGGACGAAGCGGCCGGCCGCACCTGGCTCGCCCGCACCCCGGAGCCGTGGACGGTCGTCACCCGCACCGGGTACGACATCACCCACACCGTCTTCCACCTGACCGACTGGGGCGAGAACCCCGCCGGCCTCCCCCCGGACATCGCCCGCTACCTCGACCTGTGGCTGCCCGCCTGGCTCGACGACTGGGCCGACCTGGAGCGCTGGGACCTGCTCGGGGAGCTGCTCGTCGTGGACGCCTGCCTGCCCCGCCCCACGCTGGACGCCGCCGCGTGGGAGGTGTTCGCCGCGGCCCAGCAGCCCGACGGCGCCATGCCCGCCATCGGCGGCATGCCCGAGGGCGACCCGGAGGACGTGTTCGACATCGTCTACCACTCCACGCTGGTCGCCGCGTTCGCCTCCGTACTGGCCACCTCGCGCGCCTTCACCGCCCTGGTCGACGGGGCCCCCTCGTGA